The Methanocella arvoryzae MRE50 genome includes a region encoding these proteins:
- a CDS encoding ferredoxin--NADP reductase: MNFETSVREIIQRTADVKSFRFDRPQGFEFKAGQWMYVNIRIEGTSKLHHFTISASPTENYLEFTKKITDHPYSQALDQMKGGEWIKINGPYGDFVYAGENLKLGFLTGGIGITPMRSMLKYIADKNLKTDVKMLYSNKTAADIVFKDELDAIAREHPNIKISHVLTREPDWKGLKGHVDAKMIREQIPDYSGRTFYICGPPAMNEALSKALRELAVPDEQIRLEDFTGY; the protein is encoded by the coding sequence ATGAATTTTGAGACGAGCGTCAGGGAAATCATACAGCGGACGGCCGACGTTAAAAGTTTCCGCTTCGACCGTCCGCAGGGCTTCGAATTCAAGGCCGGGCAGTGGATGTACGTGAACATCAGGATCGAAGGTACCAGTAAGCTGCACCACTTCACTATCTCAGCCAGCCCTACTGAGAACTATCTCGAGTTCACCAAAAAGATCACAGATCACCCTTATTCTCAGGCGCTGGACCAGATGAAAGGCGGGGAATGGATAAAAATTAACGGCCCATATGGCGATTTCGTCTATGCGGGAGAAAACTTGAAGCTGGGCTTCCTGACAGGAGGCATCGGCATCACCCCAATGCGCAGCATGCTCAAGTACATAGCAGATAAGAACCTGAAGACCGACGTGAAGATGCTTTATTCCAACAAGACGGCTGCAGACATCGTGTTTAAGGACGAGCTGGACGCGATTGCCAGAGAGCATCCAAACATCAAGATCAGCCACGTCCTGACACGGGAGCCGGACTGGAAAGGGCTGAAAGGGCATGTGGATGCAAAGATGATCAGAGAACAAATACCGGATTACTCAGGGCGAACTTTCTATATCTGCGGCCCGCCGGCAATGAATGAGGCACTGTCGAAAGCTTTGAGAGAACTGGCCGTGCCCGATGAACAGATAAGATTAGAAGACTTTACTGGCTACTAG